Proteins co-encoded in one Streptomyces sp. JH34 genomic window:
- a CDS encoding SsgA family sporulation/cell division regulator — protein sequence MSLVIQEHARARLVTDGPDPRLVPVELRHDPEDPGTVRVRLPGGVDRTFALDLLERGLRSPATRGDIDIWPCGRAQLVLELHSADGVAVFQFDKAPFIRFLSRIRAGTAKRPAAVEATKAPATRV from the coding sequence ATGTCCCTCGTGATCCAAGAGCACGCCCGAGCCCGGCTCGTCACCGACGGCCCCGATCCCCGCCTGGTCCCCGTCGAACTGCGACACGACCCCGAGGATCCGGGGACCGTCCGGGTCCGGCTCCCCGGAGGTGTCGACCGGACCTTCGCCCTCGACCTCCTGGAACGCGGCCTGCGCTCCCCCGCCACCCGCGGCGACATAGACATATGGCCGTGCGGCCGGGCCCAGCTGGTCCTCGAACTGCACTCGGCCGACGGAGTCGCCGTCTTCCAGTTCGACAAGGCGCCCTTCATCCGCTTCCTGTCGCGGATCCGTGCGGGGACGGCGAAGCGCCCGGCGGCCGTCGAGGCCACCAAGGCCCCCGCCACCCGCGTCTGA
- a CDS encoding energy-coupling factor ABC transporter permease: MHVPDGFINAPVSAVAGVVAAGAVAVGLRGARRELDQRTAPLAGLVAAFIFAVQMLNFPVAAGTSGHLLGGALAAILVGPYTGVLCIAVVLLMQGLLFADGGLTALGVNITVMGVVTTVVAYAVFRGLTRVLPRTRRSTTAAAFVAALVSVPAAAVAFTAIYAVGGTTDVPIGKVLTAMTGVHVLIGVGEAAITALTVGAVIAVRPDLVHGARGIGTPLKLRIDGELVDAPATAPTPAPAAARSTRKVWLTGLAAALVLAGFVSYYASANPDGLEKVAADKGIDEKVQEHGAADSPLADYGVKDVTDARLSGGLAGVIGVGVTVVVGSGVFWAVRRRRTPEEPTTRTTESV, translated from the coding sequence ATGCATGTACCCGACGGTTTCATCAACGCACCCGTCTCCGCCGTGGCGGGTGTCGTCGCAGCCGGCGCGGTCGCCGTCGGGCTCCGCGGGGCCCGACGTGAACTGGACCAGCGGACCGCACCGCTGGCCGGGCTCGTCGCCGCGTTCATCTTCGCCGTGCAGATGCTGAACTTCCCCGTCGCGGCGGGTACCAGCGGCCACCTCCTGGGCGGGGCGCTGGCGGCGATCCTGGTCGGCCCGTACACCGGGGTGCTCTGCATAGCCGTCGTCCTGCTGATGCAGGGCCTCCTCTTCGCCGACGGCGGCCTGACCGCGCTGGGCGTGAACATCACGGTCATGGGAGTCGTCACCACCGTCGTCGCCTACGCCGTCTTCCGCGGGCTGACGCGTGTGCTGCCCCGTACCCGCCGCTCGACGACAGCCGCGGCCTTCGTGGCCGCGCTGGTCTCCGTGCCGGCCGCCGCCGTCGCGTTCACGGCGATCTACGCCGTCGGCGGTACCACCGACGTCCCCATCGGCAAGGTCCTCACCGCGATGACCGGCGTCCACGTCCTGATCGGTGTCGGGGAGGCGGCGATCACCGCCCTGACCGTCGGCGCCGTGATCGCGGTGCGTCCCGACCTGGTGCACGGTGCCCGCGGTATCGGCACCCCGCTCAAGCTCCGGATCGACGGCGAACTCGTCGACGCGCCGGCCACCGCCCCCACGCCCGCGCCCGCCGCGGCCCGCTCCACGCGCAAGGTCTGGCTCACCGGTCTGGCCGCCGCGCTCGTCCTCGCGGGCTTCGTCTCCTACTACGCCTCCGCGAACCCCGACGGCCTGGAGAAGGTCGCCGCCGACAAGGGCATCGACGAGAAGGTCCAGGAACACGGCGCCGCCGACTCCCCGCTCGCCGACTACGGCGTCAAGGACGTCACCGACGCCCGCCTCTCCGGGGGCCTCGCCGGAGTGATCGGCGTGGGCGTCACCGTCGTCGTCGGCAGTGGCGTCTTCTGGGCGGTACGCCGTCGCCGTACGCCCGAGGAGCCCACCACCCGCACCACCGAGTCCGTCTGA
- the cbiQ gene encoding cobalt ECF transporter T component CbiQ has translation MGAGHAHKLYRHGHSPVHDLPPHCKLAAVLCFVVVVVSTPREAVWAFALYAALLAAVAAVARIPLGFLLKRLLIEVPFVAFALLMPFVVPGEQTELLGVSVSVPGLWGAWNVLAKGTLGVAASVVLASTTELRSLLLGLQRLRMPPLLVQIASFMIRYGDVISDELRRMSIARRSRGFEARGVRHWGVLAKTAGALFIRSYERGERVHLAMVSRGYTGTMPVIDEVTATRTQWAHAAALPVLALVIRLLGWTV, from the coding sequence ATGGGCGCCGGCCACGCACACAAGCTCTACCGGCACGGACACTCGCCGGTCCACGACCTCCCCCCGCACTGCAAGCTCGCCGCCGTCCTCTGCTTCGTCGTGGTGGTCGTCTCCACCCCGCGCGAGGCCGTGTGGGCCTTCGCGCTGTACGCGGCGCTCCTCGCCGCAGTCGCCGCCGTCGCCCGGATCCCGCTCGGGTTCCTGCTGAAGCGCCTGCTGATCGAGGTGCCGTTCGTCGCGTTCGCGCTGCTCATGCCGTTCGTCGTCCCCGGTGAGCAGACCGAACTCCTCGGCGTGTCCGTCAGCGTCCCCGGGCTCTGGGGCGCCTGGAACGTCCTCGCCAAGGGGACCCTCGGCGTCGCCGCGTCGGTCGTCCTGGCCTCCACCACCGAGCTGCGCTCCCTGCTGCTCGGCCTGCAGCGGCTGCGGATGCCGCCCCTGCTCGTCCAGATCGCGTCCTTCATGATCCGCTACGGCGACGTGATCAGCGACGAACTGCGCCGGATGTCGATCGCCCGGCGCTCCCGCGGCTTCGAGGCGAGAGGCGTACGCCACTGGGGCGTCCTCGCCAAGACGGCGGGCGCCCTGTTCATCCGGTCCTACGAGCGGGGCGAACGCGTCCACCTCGCGATGGTCAGCCGCGGCTACACCGGCACCATGCCGGTGATCGACGAGGTCACCGCCACCCGGACCCAGTGGGCGCACGCCGCGGCACTCCCCGTGCTCGCCCTCGTCATCCGTCTGCTGGGATGGACCGTATGA
- a CDS encoding ABC transporter ATP-binding protein, giving the protein MSLPTAPAPSLEVSGLAYAYPDGHQALFGVDLTVARGERVALLGPNGAGKTTLVLHLNGILDAGAGTVRVAGLPVEKRNLAEIRRRVGIVFQDPDDQLFMPSVREDVAFGPASAGLRGPELEQRVMTALERVGMAEYAARPPHHLSFGQRRRVAVATVLAMEPEILVLDEPSSNLDPASRRELADILRSLDVTVLMVTHDLPYALELCPRAVILSDGVIAADDRTQDLLCDDALMREHRLELPFGFDPRSVSVPRP; this is encoded by the coding sequence ATGAGCCTGCCCACCGCCCCCGCGCCGTCCCTCGAGGTCAGCGGCCTCGCCTACGCCTACCCCGACGGCCACCAGGCCCTCTTCGGCGTCGACCTGACCGTGGCCCGCGGTGAACGCGTGGCGCTCCTCGGTCCGAACGGCGCGGGCAAGACCACCCTCGTCCTCCACCTCAACGGCATCCTCGACGCGGGCGCCGGAACCGTCCGGGTCGCCGGGCTCCCCGTGGAGAAGAGGAACCTGGCGGAGATCAGGCGCCGCGTCGGCATCGTCTTCCAGGACCCCGACGACCAGCTCTTCATGCCGAGCGTCCGCGAGGACGTCGCCTTCGGCCCGGCCTCGGCCGGACTGCGCGGACCCGAACTGGAACAGCGGGTCATGACCGCCCTGGAGCGGGTCGGCATGGCGGAGTACGCGGCGCGCCCCCCGCACCACCTCTCCTTCGGCCAGCGCCGCCGCGTCGCCGTCGCCACCGTCCTGGCCATGGAGCCGGAGATCCTCGTCCTGGACGAGCCCTCCTCCAACCTGGACCCGGCCTCCCGGCGTGAACTCGCCGACATCCTGCGGTCCCTGGACGTCACCGTGCTGATGGTCACCCACGACCTGCCGTACGCCCTCGAACTGTGCCCGCGCGCCGTCATCCTCAGCGACGGGGTGATCGCCGCCGACGACCGGACGCAGGACCTGCTGTGCGACGACGCGCTCATGCGCGAGCACCGGCTGGAGCTGCCCTTCGGCTTCGACCCGCGTTCCGTGTCGGTTCCGCGTCCGTGA
- a CDS encoding serine hydrolase domain-containing protein, producing the protein MDVRGTVAPGFEAVRDAFVRNFEQRGERGAAVALYRHGRKVVDLWAGTRDVDGVEPWAVDTVQIVRSAGKGVAAAVPLLLHQRGQVDLDAPVGTYWPEFKANGKERVLVRHLLAHRSGVAALDTTLTPEEAADQVSGPRAVAAQRPQWEPGTDHGYHAQTYSWLIGELVRRVTGRTIGRWIAEEIARPLGLDFWFGLPEDEAHRIGRIGPVEPPPAEGSGALRMRPKRSVVDAYRDPASLTRRAFGAIDPFPDENDPGYRAAELPASNGVATARGLARCYAAMIGVVDGQRLFAPATLTLARTEESAGPDRVLVVNTRFGLGYMLHGPSAPLLGPGSFGHPGRGGSLGFADPESGIALGYVTNGLQKGVTADPRAQALVRAVRSAL; encoded by the coding sequence GTGGACGTACGAGGCACGGTGGCGCCGGGATTCGAGGCGGTACGGGACGCTTTCGTCCGTAACTTCGAACAGCGCGGCGAACGGGGGGCCGCCGTCGCGCTCTACCGCCACGGCCGGAAAGTCGTGGACCTGTGGGCCGGGACGCGAGACGTCGACGGCGTCGAACCCTGGGCCGTGGACACCGTGCAGATCGTCCGCTCGGCCGGCAAGGGCGTCGCCGCCGCCGTGCCGCTGCTGCTGCACCAGCGCGGGCAGGTGGACCTCGACGCCCCCGTCGGCACGTACTGGCCGGAGTTCAAGGCGAACGGCAAGGAGCGCGTCCTCGTGCGCCACCTCCTCGCCCACCGGTCCGGAGTGGCCGCCCTCGACACGACGCTGACGCCCGAGGAGGCCGCCGACCAGGTGTCGGGGCCACGGGCGGTCGCCGCCCAGCGGCCCCAGTGGGAGCCCGGCACCGACCACGGGTACCACGCCCAGACCTACAGCTGGCTCATCGGTGAACTGGTCCGCCGGGTCACCGGGCGGACCATCGGCCGCTGGATCGCCGAGGAGATCGCGCGCCCGCTCGGCCTGGACTTCTGGTTCGGGCTCCCCGAGGACGAGGCGCACCGGATCGGGCGGATCGGCCCCGTCGAGCCCCCGCCCGCCGAGGGCAGCGGCGCCCTGCGGATGCGCCCCAAGCGGTCCGTCGTCGACGCCTACCGGGACCCGGCCTCGCTCACCCGGCGCGCCTTCGGGGCGATCGACCCCTTCCCGGACGAGAACGACCCGGGCTACCGCGCGGCCGAACTCCCCGCGTCCAACGGCGTCGCCACCGCGCGCGGGCTCGCCCGCTGCTACGCCGCGATGATCGGCGTGGTCGACGGGCAGCGGCTGTTCGCCCCCGCCACCCTCACCCTGGCCCGCACCGAGGAGTCCGCGGGGCCGGACCGCGTCCTCGTCGTCAACACCCGTTTCGGGCTGGGCTACATGCTGCACGGTCCGTCCGCACCGCTGCTGGGCCCGGGCTCGTTCGGGCATCCGGGCCGCGGGGGTTCGCTGGGCTTCGCCGACCCCGAATCGGGCATCGCGCTCGGCTACGTGACGAACGGTCTGCAGAAGGGGGTCACCGCGGATCCCCGCGCCCAGGCCCTGGTCAGGGCAGTACGGTCGGCGCTATGA
- a CDS encoding SDR family NAD(P)-dependent oxidoreductase, with product MTPPRFDGYAALLTGAGQGIGAATARRLASEGAAVLVTDLDAGRAGRTAAAIRETGGTAESLACDVGDRAAVDAAVAHAVAAFGRLDVLVNNAYANHDDAPLFEDEADEPWARTLDITLNGPYRCSRAALPHLVASGRGAVVNIGSVNGEQDFGGHAYSAAKAGLASLTRTLAGHAGPRGVRVNLVAPGTIRTDAWAGRDAELERASALYPLGRIGEPDDIASAVAFLASRDAQWITGTTLRVDGGLLAVNTGFRRAMTGDSETR from the coding sequence ATGACTCCTCCTCGCTTCGACGGGTACGCCGCGCTCCTCACCGGCGCGGGCCAGGGCATCGGGGCGGCCACCGCCCGCCGGCTGGCCTCCGAGGGCGCGGCCGTCCTGGTCACCGACCTGGACGCCGGACGCGCCGGGCGCACGGCGGCCGCGATACGCGAAACGGGTGGCACCGCCGAATCCCTGGCCTGCGACGTGGGCGACCGGGCGGCGGTGGACGCGGCGGTGGCCCACGCGGTCGCCGCCTTCGGCCGGCTCGACGTCCTGGTCAACAACGCCTACGCCAACCACGACGACGCCCCGCTCTTCGAGGACGAGGCCGACGAACCCTGGGCCCGCACCCTCGACATCACCCTGAACGGCCCCTACCGCTGCTCCCGTGCGGCGCTGCCGCACCTGGTCGCCTCCGGCCGGGGCGCCGTCGTCAACATCGGCTCGGTCAACGGCGAACAGGACTTCGGCGGGCACGCCTACAGCGCCGCGAAGGCGGGCCTGGCCAGCCTGACCCGCACACTCGCCGGCCACGCGGGGCCGCGCGGCGTCCGCGTCAACCTCGTCGCCCCCGGCACGATCCGTACGGACGCGTGGGCGGGCCGCGACGCGGAACTGGAACGGGCGAGCGCCCTCTACCCCCTCGGCCGGATCGGCGAACCGGACGACATCGCGTCCGCCGTCGCCTTCCTCGCCTCCCGGGACGCGCAGTGGATCACCGGCACCACTCTGCGGGTCGACGGCGGCCTCCTCGCCGTCAACACGGGCTTCCGCAGGGCGATGACGGGCGACTCCGAAACCCGGTAG
- a CDS encoding GNAT family N-acetyltransferase — MIDHGYTDRTGRPVTLREVTDDTWRAVADVAPLDDQRDFAPALAARYLLLTSREDTWHSLAVHAGDVPRGHVMWARDEDGSYWIGGMLIDGPEQGTGIGRAAARTLAQWLAGRDGCEVIRLSYAPGNTAAAALWTSLGFRPTGEAEDDEVVAEAPASAVVRG, encoded by the coding sequence GTGATCGACCACGGCTACACCGACCGGACCGGCCGCCCCGTCACCCTGCGCGAGGTCACCGACGACACCTGGCGTGCGGTCGCGGACGTCGCGCCGCTCGACGACCAGCGTGACTTCGCTCCCGCGCTCGCGGCCCGCTATCTCCTCCTCACCTCGCGCGAGGACACCTGGCACTCACTCGCCGTCCACGCCGGGGACGTCCCGCGCGGCCACGTGATGTGGGCCCGGGACGAGGACGGTTCGTACTGGATCGGCGGGATGCTGATCGACGGGCCCGAGCAGGGCACGGGAATCGGGCGGGCCGCCGCGCGCACGCTCGCCCAGTGGCTGGCGGGCCGCGACGGCTGCGAGGTGATCCGGCTGTCGTACGCCCCGGGCAACACGGCCGCGGCGGCGCTCTGGACCTCGCTGGGGTTCCGGCCGACGGGTGAGGCCGAGGACGACGAGGTGGTCGCGGAGGCGCCCGCCTCCGCCGTCGTGCGCGGATGA
- a CDS encoding DMT family transporter encodes MTPLVAAAVLAAAITHASWNAIAHAIRDQLLSFTLISGGGALIGAVLVCLAPLPAAGAWPYLFASAVLHVAYMLLLMRSFTLGDFGQMYPIARGTAPLVVTVLAAAFVGEVPDGWATAGVAVASAGLVGLALWGIRGSGSRPHRTAVLAALATGLAIAGYTTVDGVGVRAAGTPVGYIGWLMTVQGLAVPAYAYARRRGELLSRLRPFVARGLLGAALSVAAYGLVLWAQTKAPLAPVAALRESSIIVGAAIGTLFFKERFGAPRIAAAGLMVVGIGLMLHTS; translated from the coding sequence GTGACCCCGCTGGTGGCGGCGGCCGTCCTGGCCGCCGCGATCACACACGCGAGCTGGAACGCCATCGCGCACGCCATACGTGACCAGTTGCTCTCCTTCACCCTGATCTCGGGCGGCGGGGCGCTGATCGGAGCGGTACTGGTCTGCCTCGCGCCGCTCCCCGCGGCCGGCGCCTGGCCGTATCTGTTCGCGTCGGCGGTCCTGCACGTGGCGTACATGCTGCTGCTGATGCGCTCGTTCACCCTGGGCGACTTCGGTCAGATGTACCCGATCGCCCGGGGCACGGCCCCGCTCGTCGTGACGGTGCTGGCGGCCGCCTTCGTCGGTGAGGTCCCGGACGGCTGGGCGACTGCGGGCGTGGCCGTGGCCTCGGCCGGACTCGTCGGGCTCGCGCTGTGGGGCATCCGCGGCTCCGGCAGCCGGCCTCACCGGACGGCGGTCCTGGCGGCCCTCGCGACGGGGCTGGCCATCGCCGGGTACACCACGGTCGACGGGGTCGGGGTACGTGCCGCGGGGACACCGGTCGGCTACATCGGCTGGCTGATGACGGTGCAGGGCCTCGCCGTCCCCGCGTACGCCTACGCGCGCAGGCGGGGCGAACTCCTGTCTCGGCTACGCCCGTTCGTCGCACGGGGGCTGCTGGGTGCCGCCCTGTCGGTCGCGGCCTACGGTCTCGTCCTGTGGGCCCAGACGAAGGCCCCGCTCGCCCCGGTCGCCGCGCTGCGGGAGTCCTCGATCATCGTGGGTGCCGCGATAGGGACGCTGTTCTTCAAGGAGCGCTTCGGGGCTCCGCGGATCGCGGCTGCCGGACTGATGGTGGTGGGTATCGGACTGATGCTGCACACGAGTTGA
- a CDS encoding YbaK/EbsC family protein, with translation MSTSDTTPATTTSEAHPRFAEALRELGLDVEVRRFPDATRTAVEAAAAIGCGLGQIVKSLIFEADGVPVLVLMDGSSRVDLELVRDELGAVKVERARAGLVRETTGYAIGGVPPFGHRTKTRVLADRGLLGHAEVWAAAGHPHAVFRMSPTALVDLAGGTLVDVRERTA, from the coding sequence ATGAGCACTTCCGACACCACCCCCGCCACGACCACCTCCGAAGCCCACCCCCGGTTCGCCGAAGCGCTGCGGGAACTGGGCCTCGACGTCGAGGTGCGCCGCTTCCCCGACGCCACCCGCACCGCCGTCGAGGCCGCCGCGGCGATCGGTTGCGGACTCGGCCAGATCGTCAAGTCCCTGATCTTCGAGGCGGACGGCGTGCCCGTCCTGGTCCTGATGGACGGCTCCTCACGGGTGGACCTCGAACTCGTACGCGACGAGCTGGGTGCCGTGAAGGTCGAGCGGGCCCGGGCCGGCCTGGTCCGCGAGACCACCGGTTACGCGATCGGCGGCGTGCCGCCCTTCGGCCACCGCACGAAGACCCGGGTGCTGGCCGACCGGGGGCTGCTCGGCCACGCCGAGGTGTGGGCGGCGGCCGGCCATCCGCACGCCGTCTTCCGGATGTCTCCCACCGCCCTGGTCGATCTCGCGGGCGGCACCCTCGTGGACGTGCGTGAGCGGACCGCGTGA
- a CDS encoding penicillin-binding transpeptidase domain-containing protein — protein MRSGVKVAMVGGVFVLVAGGLGYGVYEVVLGGGGTGDTQTASASSEVRTGPPGKEEIQETAKGFLEAWASGDATAAALLTNNEAVAEPLLAGYASDAHVTKAVITPGPAVGTKVPYTVKATVSYEGRTKPWSYSSELTVVRGLTSGKALVDWQPTVIHPQLTEGAVLRTGESSTAAIEAVDHDGKVLDKEKYPSLGPILDSLREKYGDSTGGSPGVETWIEPAGGSAANTTLLTLAEGKPGKLQTTLDADAQAAAEKAVKQFSGASVVAVRPSTGSIRAVANNPATGFNAAMQGKQAPGSTLKIVTAAMLLEKGLVTANGPTECPKEVLYQGRTFHNLDHFELPPTDPFVTSFARSCNTALIKLIDDTEDDSALPAEARDVFGIGLDWKTGITSFDGSVPEETGGEAAAQYIGQGTVQMNALNIASITATARTGTFHQPVIVPQDLDDRQLATASRSLSPNVTRQLNDMMRATASWGTGKTAMASVGGDKGAKTGSAEVDGQGTSNSWFTGFSDDLAAAAVVQSGGHGGDAAGPVVAAVLRAGS, from the coding sequence GGAGGAGATCCAGGAGACCGCCAAGGGCTTCCTCGAGGCCTGGGCGTCCGGCGACGCCACGGCCGCGGCACTCCTCACGAACAACGAGGCAGTCGCCGAGCCGCTGCTGGCCGGCTACGCCTCGGACGCCCACGTCACGAAGGCGGTGATCACACCGGGTCCCGCCGTCGGCACGAAGGTGCCGTACACGGTGAAGGCCACGGTGTCGTACGAGGGGAGGACCAAGCCCTGGTCGTACTCCTCGGAGCTGACCGTGGTGCGCGGCCTGACCAGCGGCAAGGCGCTCGTCGACTGGCAGCCCACGGTGATCCATCCGCAGCTGACCGAAGGCGCGGTGCTGAGGACCGGCGAGTCGTCGACGGCCGCGATCGAGGCCGTCGACCACGACGGCAAGGTGCTCGACAAGGAGAAGTACCCGTCGCTGGGGCCGATCCTGGACAGCCTGCGCGAGAAGTACGGGGACAGCACCGGCGGTTCCCCGGGCGTCGAGACCTGGATCGAGCCCGCGGGCGGCTCCGCGGCGAACACCACGCTGCTGACGCTCGCCGAAGGGAAGCCCGGAAAGCTGCAGACCACGCTCGACGCGGACGCCCAGGCGGCGGCCGAGAAGGCGGTCAAACAGTTCAGCGGGGCCTCCGTGGTGGCCGTGAGGCCGTCCACCGGATCCATCCGCGCCGTCGCGAACAACCCGGCGACCGGGTTCAACGCGGCGATGCAGGGCAAGCAGGCGCCCGGCTCCACGCTGAAGATCGTCACCGCCGCGATGCTCCTGGAGAAGGGCCTGGTCACGGCGAACGGACCGACGGAGTGCCCCAAGGAAGTCCTGTACCAGGGCCGTACGTTCCACAACCTGGACCACTTCGAGCTTCCGCCCACCGACCCGTTCGTCACCAGCTTCGCCCGCTCCTGCAACACCGCCCTCATCAAGCTGATCGACGACACCGAGGACGACTCCGCGCTGCCCGCGGAGGCCCGCGACGTCTTCGGGATCGGGCTCGACTGGAAGACCGGCATCACGTCCTTCGACGGCAGCGTGCCCGAAGAGACCGGCGGTGAGGCGGCGGCCCAGTACATAGGTCAGGGCACCGTCCAGATGAACGCGCTCAACATCGCGTCGATCACCGCGACCGCCCGGACCGGCACGTTCCACCAGCCGGTGATCGTCCCCCAGGACCTGGACGACCGGCAGCTCGCGACCGCGTCCCGCTCCCTGTCGCCGAACGTCACCCGACAGCTGAACGACATGATGCGGGCCACCGCCTCCTGGGGCACCGGCAAGACGGCCATGGCCTCGGTCGGCGGTGACAAGGGCGCCAAGACGGGCTCGGCCGAGGTCGACGGACAGGGCACGTCCAACAGCTGGTTCACCGGCTTCAGCGACGACCTCGCGGCGGCGGCGGTCGTCCAGTCCGGCGGCCACGGCGGGGACGCGGCGGGCCCGGTGGTGGCGGCGGTGCTGCGCGCGGGGTCGTGA